In Arachis stenosperma cultivar V10309 chromosome 1, arast.V10309.gnm1.PFL2, whole genome shotgun sequence, one DNA window encodes the following:
- the LOC130933882 gene encoding uncharacterized protein LOC130933882, translating into MQGGQPQTLFPQEKSSTTSQKDLHAGVTSSARGDNIIATVNSDHKEARQCYNAGLKAHPSNLYPIQRINLVYNFDDVPTLAELDPRSDRDVKHKGYNQILMHLDDQEKITFIIEHENFCYNVVPFGLKNADAIYQRLMDKVFQNQVGRNMEVYVEDMVVKSKNKRNHHSDLEEVFKQLRRYNMRLNSKKCAFRVQGGKFLEFTLTYRGIEANLEKCRAVLEMKSPKKIKEVQQLTGHLVALSRFSPTAAVKSYQFFNSLRGIKASHGWMLVKNHSPISKAFLSPRLYYASRRMNVETWYPTIEKLAFALTITLRCLHHYFQSRLIKWLIELSEYGISYQSKEALKSQILANFIAEFTTNDDIFLVWELYIDGASNEDGCGAGIILKDKTGVYAEQSITFLFKTSNKQFEYEAFLAGLRLAREATDWRTPYVDYLKSGNVPASRTNPRLFKRKASHFTLIGDDLYKRGFSRMPLKCLRNKESDLAMSEVHEGICGTHIGKRSLAAKLLRAGYFWPSLKNDCMKKVQHYDNCQKCAPKILTPAELLHISEITHKLKVIEGLEKKGLNL; encoded by the exons ATGCAGGGTGGTCAACCCCAAACCCTCTTCCCCCAAGAAAAGTCATCAACTACATCTCAGAAGGATTTGCATGCAGGGGTTACAAGCTCAGCAAGGGGG GATAATATCATTGCGACAGTGAACTCCGATCACAAGGAGGCAAGACAGTGTTATAATGCAGGATTAAAGGCCCATCCGTCAAACTTGTATCCAATCCAGCGAATCAACTTGGTTTATAACTTTGACGACGTACCAACATTAGCGGAGCTCGATCCTAGGTCCGACAGAGAT GTGAAACACAAAG GCTATAACCAGATACTAATGCACCTCGATGACCAGGAGAAAATAACATTTATCATAGAGCATgaaaatttttgttacaatgTGGTGCCTTTTGGCCTTAAAAATGCAGACGCAATATATCAGAGACTAATGGACAAGGTTTTTCaaaaccaagtaggtagaaatatGGAGGTATACGTTGAGGACATGGTGGTCAAATCAAAAAATAAACGGAACCATCACTCCGACCTTGAGGAAGTTTTCAAACAACTAAGACGGTACAACATGCGTTTAAACTCGAAAAAATGCGCCTTCAGAGTGCAAGGGGGCAAATTCCTCGAATTCACGCTGACGTACAGGGGGATTGAAGCTAATCTAGAGAAATGCCGAGCAGTACTAGAAATGAAGTCTCCAAAAAAGATCAAGGAAGTACAACAATTAACTGGACACCTGGTAGCTCTATCACGTTTCTCACCTACGGCTGCAGTGAAATCATATCAGTTTTTCAATAGTCTAAGAGGGATAAAAGCTTCACATGGATGGATGCTTGTGAAAAATCATTCACCGATTTCAAAGGCATTCTTGTCTCCCCGCCTATACTACGCAAGCCGACGCATG AACGTAGAAACTTGGTATCCAACTATCGAAAAACTAGCATTTGCCCTGACCATCACATTGCGATGCCTCCATCATTACTTCCAGA GCCGCCTAATCAAATGGTTGATAGAATTATCGGAGTATGGCATATCATATCAATCCAAAGAGGCACTTAAGTCTCAGATTTTGGCCAACTTCATAGCTGAATTCACCACAAATGATGATATCTTCCTGGTGTGGGAACTATATATTGACGGAGCCTCCAATGAAGACGGATGTGGAGCAGGAATCATTCTTAAAGACAAGACTGGAGTATATGCCGAGCAGTCCATCACATTCTTGTTCAAAACAAGCAATAAGCAATTTGAGTATGAAGCCTTCCTAGCCGGTTTACGCTTGGCTAGGGAA GCAACAGATTGGAGAACACCTTATGTGGATTATTTGAAATCAGGGAACGTCCCTGCATCTAGAACAAACCCAAGGTTGTTCAAGAGAAAGGCGAGCCATTTCACTTTAATTGGAGACGATCTATACAAGAGAGGATTCTCCAGAATGCCCCTGAAGTGTCTCAGAAACAAAGAGTCCGACCTTGCCATGTCGGAAGTGCACGAAGGGATTTGTGGAACACACATCGGAAAACGCAGTTTAGCTGCAAAACTTCTACGAGCAGGCTATTTTTGGCCTTCTCTAAAAAATGACTGCATGAAAAAAGTTCAGCACTATGACAATTGCCAAAAGTGTGCACCGAAAATTCTCACTCCTGCCGAGCTATTGCATATCTCCGAA ATCACTCACAAACTGAAGGTTATAGAAGGCTTAGAGAAGAAGGGGTTGAATTTATGA